GCCCGGCAGCAGCCACAGCCGGCGGGGCTGATTTTACGCTGACCGTGAACGGCAGCGGGTTCGTTTCCGGCTCGACAGTGCTCTGGAATGGAGCAAGCCGCACAACGACCTATGTATCTTCGACCCGGTTGACCGCAGGGATCATGGCAGCTGACATTGCAACGGCTGGAACAGCTTCGGTGACCGTGTTCAATCCTGCACCGGGAGGCGGCACATCCAACGCACAGGCTTTTACGGTCACTACGTCCACTAATCCGGTGCCCGCCACGACGAGCATCAGCCCTTCGTCGCGGACAGCCAGGGGAGCGGCGTTCACGCTGACCGTGAACGGCAGCGGGTTCGTGTCCAGCTCGACTGTGCAATGGAACGGGGCAAGCCGTACGACGACCTATGTATCTTCAACGCAACTGACAGCGGCGATACCCTCTTCGGATATCGCAACGGCCGGGACGGCCTCGGTGACCGTATTCAATCCGGCGCCGGGCGGCGGGACTTCCAACGCACAGACTATCACGATCAACAACCGCGTGCCGACGATAACGAGCATCAGCCCTTCGTACCGGACTCACGGGGGGACGGCGTTCACGCTGATTGTGAACGGCAGCGGCATTGGAACGAACTCGGTCGTACGCTGGAACGGGTCGAATCGCACGACCACGTTTGTTTCCTCTACCCGGGTGACAGCGGCGATACCAGCTTCGGATATCGCAGTTGCGGGGACGGCCTCTGTGACCGTGTTCAACCCGGCACCGGGCGGCGGGACTTCCAATGCCCGGGCCTTCACGATCAGATGACGTTCTCTCTGTGAAGAACATCAAAGGGATCTGTATACCGCATTATACAGATCCCCTTTTTATCGTTTATCGTTATAAGTTCTCAGAATTTCGGGCAACCGGCGGATCGACTGATCTCATGGGTATCAGAGCCACGTCCGAAGATATCTCCGCCCTTGAAACGGGCCTGCTCTGGAAATACCGAGCGAAGACCGACTTTGCAGAAGCCTATACACCGCTCGCCATGACGAAGATAGTTCAGTAGCGGAATCCCAAATTGAGGGTCGCTGTGTATCCGTCCAGTCTCACGGGCTGGCCGCCGTATTCCGGTTTTGCCTTGATATATCTTCCCTCAAGACCCATGAAGAACGAATCCGTGAAATTGAAGTTCAACCCGGCACCCCAATGAATACCGTAGGTGACTCTCGAGGTGCCGTTGAAGCTGCCGAGATTCCCCTGCACTTCAAACTTCGTAAAGTAAGCGCCGATGCCCGCTTCAGCATAGGGCTCGAAAGGACCCAGGGGGAGAAAGAGTTTGCCTGACAATTGCACCGGGACTACTTTCAATCGTGTCTGCCCCGGCTCCGCAGGGGGTGCGGATTTGCTTTCAAAGTATCCGGCCCCGAATTCAATTCCAAATATGGGGAAGAAGTAATGACCGAATGCTATCTCACCGTCAAATCCGTTCTTTCTTTCCAACTCAGTTCTCGTACCCGAGTCCTCGAAATCATTTAGGCTCAACGTGCTTTCGCTTGGATAATAATAGCCGCCCTTCAATACAAAGTAGCCGTCGTTCTTCTCGCTCGCGGGAGCGGCCGCCAAAGTGGCGGGCATCGCGATCGCTATCGAGAAGAGAATCGGGAGAATCAATTCCTGTCTTCCGAAATACGCCCTTGTCGTCTTCATAGGTCACCTCCCATAAAATTGTCATAGTTTCTATAAGAGTAGCGCCTGCCATATGAATGTCAAGGACCGGCCCTCATTATGATCTTTTATCATATTTTAGTTGCCCATCACAAAGATAAAGCCAACTCAGAAATTCATTAGAGCGCAGAAGATGGGCGCGCCTCGGTAAGATGACAGGGGGCGGCATGAGCACATAGTACTATTTGAATCATGGATTTTATGGTATAGTTTTTAAATAAAATAAACTTCCTGCAGTATATTGCAATTGCATCATATGGAAATTGCTGAACACCATGGGGTAGATTGAATTTTTATTGACTAATATCTGCATTTGCATATTAGTCAGTTTCAGCATGATTTATGACAAATGGGATATTAGTCAATTGACAATCAGCACAATTTCAACTGGTTATATCTATTTGGCTTTGATTGTGCGGAAATGTCGAGATAATATTTTCGTTTCGCTAATTCCTTGTTCTTCCCCTCGCTTCGCTCGGGAAAGAATCGCGGCGGTAAGTCGCCCGACTGCCATTCGCCCTCGCGAAGCTCGGGCGAAGAACCAGGCAGTCAAGATCGACACCCCGCTGCGCGGGGGCGACTTACCGCCGCGATTAGTTTTGGAAGCAGAGGGACATTACAAGTTTGACGACCACAGAATATATGGAATTCGCCTTCTATTTCCTCTTTCTTGTGCTCTATATTAGTTTTGCCTTTTTAAGCTTCTTTAAAACAGCGCAAGTCGCTAAGTCAAAATGGGGTAAGTCAATATGGCGTAACATGAAACCGAAGCAAATCAAATGGCTCAGCGCTATCTTCTTACTTGCAGGAATGTTATTCATGATTTTTGCAGTGGGCCAACTTGCAACCGGAACATTC
This is a stretch of genomic DNA from Nitrospirota bacterium. It encodes these proteins:
- a CDS encoding outer membrane beta-barrel protein, which produces MKTTRAYFGRQELILPILFSIAIAMPATLAAAPASEKNDGYFVLKGGYYYPSESTLSLNDFEDSGTRTELERKNGFDGEIAFGHYFFPIFGIEFGAGYFESKSAPPAEPGQTRLKVVPVQLSGKLFLPLGPFEPYAEAGIGAYFTKFEVQGNLGSFNGTSRVTYGIHWGAGLNFNFTDSFFMGLEGRYIKAKPEYGGQPVRLDGYTATLNLGFRY